The sequence GTGATTCTAAGTCAATCGCATAATCACCAAACCTTTAATGTTTGCATATTGGGGTAGCGTCAGGAAAATGCGGATTTACAACGCTAAGCCCATTTTCAAGACGATTCCCCTGTTGAATTTCATTATCTGAACAACCGCTATTGCTAAACCGACTATTATGTGTTACTATATACCGGTAGTGAGTAATACTGAATATCAGTCATACAGAATAGCAAGGAGTGATTGTGCTGGAAAACCTAACGGCAATGCTCAAAGGCGTGCTTGAAGGCTGCGTCCTTGAAATTATAAGCCGCAAAGAAACCTACGGCTACGAAATCACGCGGCGGCTGAACGCCCTCGGCTTCACAGATGTTGTGGAGGGAACGGTGTACACTATCCTGATCCGGCTTGAAAAAAGCAAGCTGGTAGAGGTCACAAAAAAGCCCTCTGACATAGGGCCGCCGCGAAAGTTTTTCGCGCTCAACGACGCGGGGCGCGAGGAACTACGGAAGTTCTGGGAAAAATGGGAGTTCGTATCATCAAAAATTAACGAGTTAAAGGAGGAAGATCAATGAATTTTTGGGAAAAAATCACGGGTAGCGACATGACTAAAGAAATGAAAACTTTTGAATCGCGAGCCAAAAAGCTGCCGGCTGATTATCAAGCGGCATGGGATGAAATTAATGCCAATCTTTGGCTGTACTCAGATTTCACCGGCCGCAACCTCATGCCAATTTTTGACGGTGTGCTTGGCCTGCTCGAAGAAACGGCAGCGGACGGTCAGAGTGTCCAAGAGGTTTTGGGTGACGATATCAAAGGCTTCTGTTCAGCGCTGGCCGGCGAAGAAGGGGCAAAGTCTTTTCGGGACAAGTGGCGCGAGCAACTGAACAATAATATCGCTGAAAAATTAGGTAAATAGGAGGATAACATGAGAATACAAGATATCAAAATGAGAATACAAAATATCATCGAAGGCAAAAAAAAGTGGCGAGCGCACGTGGCGCGTGTCAAAGCGCTCCCGCAAGATTATCAGATTGTTTACAACGAGATTCAAAAATATCTCTTTAAGGTTGGCCTTGTTGAGCTAACCGACGGGACGGATTTGCTTTCGGGGATTATCGATCTTTTTGAAGAGGGCGCGGCCATGGGGAAAGGCGTGCTCGAAGTGACGGGCAGTGACGTGGCGGCTTTTTGCGACGATCTAATCAAAGATTCAGAAACTTACGATGATATCTATCAAGAATCTGTTAGCCAAGAAGTTAACAAAGCCATGAAAAAGGATACGGATATAACAAAGTAAAAGGGGGATATCGGGATGGAGAAAGCAATTGAAGTGAAGGGTCTGCGAAAGTCTTTTAAGGACACAGAAGTCCTAAAGGGCGTGGATTTCGAGGCGCGCCGCGGCAAAATTTTTGCACTGCTCGGCTCCAACGGCGCGGGCAAGACGACGTTTGTTAAAATCCTCACCACGCTGCTTAAACAGGACGGAGGCACCGCCGTCGTAAACGGCTTTGACGTCGCGTCAAAGCCCGACCATGTACGGCAGTCGATCAGCCTGACCGGCCAGTTTGCCGCCGTGGACGAGATATTGACCGGGCGGGAAAATCTCATCATGATCGCCAAGCTGCGGCACCTCACAAATCCGCGTCAGGTTGCTGACGATCTGCTTAAACGCTTCGGCCTGATCGACGCCGCCGACCGCAGGGTTTCCACCTATTCGGGCGGCATGCGCCGCAGACTCGACATCGCCATGAGCCTTATAGGGAAACCACAGCTTATCTTCCTCGACGAGCCGACCACCGGGCTTGACCCCGAAGGACGCATCGAGGTTTGGAAGACTGTCGAAGAACTTGTTAATAATGGCACGACGGTGTTCCTGACCACGCAGTATCTGGATGAGGCCGAGCAACTTGCCGATCAAATTGCCATTCTGCATGAGGGTAGGATTATCGCGGGCGGCACGCTTGAAGAACTGAAAAAGCGGTTTCCGCCTGCAAAGATGGAGTACGTTGAAAAACAACCCACATTGGAGGAGATATTCCTCGCAATCATCGGCAAAAAGGAGGAAAAATAAATGGAAACGATAAAAAAACACTTTTTCAGCGATATGAGCGTTATGCTCGGGCGTTCCATGCGCCATATTTTCCGCAGCATGGACACCATCATCACAGTGGCCATCACGCCGATCGCGCTAATGCTGCTGTTCGTCTACGTGTTCGGCGGCGCCATTCAAGCCGGCACGGATAACTATGTGAATTACCTTTTACCCGGCATACTTCTGATTGCTATTGCAAGCGGTATAGCCTATACGGCTTACCGTCTGTTTATGGATATGCAAAGCGGCATATTTGAGCGGTTTCACTCTATGCCGATTGCGCGTTCGGCTGCGCTGTGGGGGCATGTGCTGACCTCACTGGTATCCAATGCTATTTCGATTGTCGTAATCATTCTCGTAGCGCTCATTATGGGCTTTCGCTCGTCGGCAGGAGTATTGTCATGGCTTGCCGTGGCCGGTATACTCGTTCTTTTTACGCTGGCCTTGACATGGATTGCGGCGATTGCCGGACTGTCGGCAAAATCGGTGGACGGTGCAGGCGCCTTTTCCTACCCGCTTATCTTCCTTCCATTTATCAGCTCGGCGTTTGTGCCCACCGAATCGATGCCGTCAGTCGTCCGTGCTTTTGCCGAAAACCAGCCAGTGACTTCAATAGTGGAAGCCATCCGCGCGCTACTGTCGGGGCAACCTGTCGGAAATGATATTTGGGTTGCGCTCGCGTGGTGCTTAGGGGTACTGATCGTCGCATATCTATTTGCGATGCGTGCATACAAACGAAAAGCAGGCGGCAGGTATTAAAAAAACATCAAGTAAAGGGATGGTAGAGTGTGTAAATACGAGTGGATATTATGCCCGGTCTGTGGCAACAAAACACGGGTCAAGATACGTGATGATACGGTACTTGAAAACTTCCCGCTATTTTGTCCCAAGTGTAAACAGGAAACGATAATCCATGTAAAGCAACTGAATATGTCGGTTATCAAAGAGCCAGACGCTAAGACGCAGAGCCGATAACATGTGAGTGAAATCACAGTTATCGGCTCTTTCTATTATGGTGCGCCGGATGAATTGATGTATTGGCTTTACGGCAGAAATGACTGCGGACATGGAGCAGACCATAAAAAATGAACCTAATCAAATGTTGGAACGAACAAAAAACGGAATGGAGTGTAAATTATGTTTTTATCCGTATCAAACCTTACGAAAAGCGAATCGCTGAAAGCTGGCACGGAGTGAGTTGTTTGGTCGCAACCCAATACATGCCGGCAAATCTAAAAAAGCGTTGCCGTTTAGTTGCGGATATGTGAATGGCGAGCGAGCCCCGGTATATACCGGGGCTCGCTCGTTGGGGATTTTCCCCCAACCCCCAGCGCGGGAAGGGCGCGGTGCGCTCTTCCCGTTAAGCCGCCGTTGGCGTCTGCCATTAGAGGGGTGAACTATGGGGTGGATAATATATCCATCCTTGACTGTATATTTTATACGTATCATGTAGATACCCCTACCAGTCACCATAATCGGTGAGACTGGTTTAAAATGAAGGAACCCCTTTGTCTTGTCATCCGTATGCACATATAGAAAACAAATAGTGGGAAGGGCCGGTAGGGAGGAAGGAAATGGGTTACAATCTCTGGGAAGGGGAAAGAGTCAGGCTTCGGGCGATCGAGCCGTCGGACTGGGAGTGGTTCCATCACTATGAACAGGATTCCGAAGCGGCCAGGTTGATGGATCGAATCCCGATTCCGCGTTCGAAAGATGAAAGTCAATCATGGATCAGCAGAGAGATGATCCCCCAAGATGGATTTCGCTTGGCGGTGGAAACGTTGAATCGGGAGTTGGTCGGAAGCATCAGCACTCATGCTTGTGACAAAAAGAATGGCACGTTTCAATATGGCATCTTCATCTTCCGGAAGCATTGGCGCAAAGGGTATGCTTCCGAAGCGATTGCATTATTGTTACGTTATTACTTTGGCGAATTATCCTATCAGAAAGTAACAGTCTATGTCCATAGTTTCAATCACGGCTCTATCCGGTTACATACAAATTTGGGATTTCAATTAGAAGGCCGGCTGCGGCGGATGGTTTACACCCAGGGGCGTTATTATGATCAATTGGTGTTCGGTTTAACAAAAGAAGAGTTTTATGCAGGGAGGAATCAACCAAGGGATTAAACGTTCCCTAATCTCTATGGTCAACCATCGCCTGTTACTGGCGGCTGACTTCATCAGATCGAAATGTTCGGCTTGTTCGATTGTCGGACTTATTAGGGGGAATACCAGCGTAGCGACACCACCAGCAAACACATGGACAAAAATGCAAGAGCCCTCCGAATCTCTGGAGAGCT is a genomic window of Desmospora profundinema containing:
- a CDS encoding DUF1048 domain-containing protein, which codes for MRIQNIIEGKKKWRAHVARVKALPQDYQIVYNEIQKYLFKVGLVELTDGTDLLSGIIDLFEEGAAMGKGVLEVTGSDVAAFCDDLIKDSETYDDIYQESVSQEVNKAMKKDTDITK
- a CDS encoding GNAT family N-acetyltransferase, coding for MGYNLWEGERVRLRAIEPSDWEWFHHYEQDSEAARLMDRIPIPRSKDESQSWISREMIPQDGFRLAVETLNRELVGSISTHACDKKNGTFQYGIFIFRKHWRKGYASEAIALLLRYYFGELSYQKVTVYVHSFNHGSIRLHTNLGFQLEGRLRRMVYTQGRYYDQLVFGLTKEEFYAGRNQPRD
- a CDS encoding cysteine-rich KTR domain-containing protein; amino-acid sequence: MCKYEWILCPVCGNKTRVKIRDDTVLENFPLFCPKCKQETIIHVKQLNMSVIKEPDAKTQSR
- a CDS encoding ABC transporter permease — its product is METIKKHFFSDMSVMLGRSMRHIFRSMDTIITVAITPIALMLLFVYVFGGAIQAGTDNYVNYLLPGILLIAIASGIAYTAYRLFMDMQSGIFERFHSMPIARSAALWGHVLTSLVSNAISIVVIILVALIMGFRSSAGVLSWLAVAGILVLFTLALTWIAAIAGLSAKSVDGAGAFSYPLIFLPFISSAFVPTESMPSVVRAFAENQPVTSIVEAIRALLSGQPVGNDIWVALAWCLGVLIVAYLFAMRAYKRKAGGRY
- a CDS encoding DUF1048 domain-containing protein, giving the protein MNFWEKITGSDMTKEMKTFESRAKKLPADYQAAWDEINANLWLYSDFTGRNLMPIFDGVLGLLEETAADGQSVQEVLGDDIKGFCSALAGEEGAKSFRDKWREQLNNNIAEKLGK
- a CDS encoding PadR family transcriptional regulator; the encoded protein is MLKGVLEGCVLEIISRKETYGYEITRRLNALGFTDVVEGTVYTILIRLEKSKLVEVTKKPSDIGPPRKFFALNDAGREELRKFWEKWEFVSSKINELKEEDQ
- a CDS encoding ABC transporter ATP-binding protein gives rise to the protein MEKAIEVKGLRKSFKDTEVLKGVDFEARRGKIFALLGSNGAGKTTFVKILTTLLKQDGGTAVVNGFDVASKPDHVRQSISLTGQFAAVDEILTGRENLIMIAKLRHLTNPRQVADDLLKRFGLIDAADRRVSTYSGGMRRRLDIAMSLIGKPQLIFLDEPTTGLDPEGRIEVWKTVEELVNNGTTVFLTTQYLDEAEQLADQIAILHEGRIIAGGTLEELKKRFPPAKMEYVEKQPTLEEIFLAIIGKKEEK